The following are encoded together in the Corynebacterium jeikeium genome:
- a CDS encoding DEAD/DEAH box helicase → MGIAAELAELLPDLDEVPESLIDDAILESFLGWTRDRGITLYPAQEEAATALVAQDNVILATPTGSGKSMVAIAAHFIAMARKQRSFYTAPIKALVSEKFFDLCQTFGPENVGMMTGDATVNGGAPIICATAEIVANIALRDGAKAKIDQVVMDEFHYYSEPDRGWAWQVPLLELPKAQFLLMSATLGDTKWLEDDLTERTGRQTTLVTGTTRPVPLDFHYVYTPVHETVEELISDGKSPIYIVHFTQREAIERAQALTSMKLVNDEAKAAIAEEIGDFRFTSAFGKTLSRLLRKGIGVHHAGLLPKYRRLVERLSQKGLLKIICGTDTLGVGINVPIRTVLMTGLTKYDGVKHRVLKSREFHQIAGRAGRAGYDTEGTVVVQAPEHEIENFRLRQRAGSDPKKIKKLRKRSAPEGQATWSESTYERLTQAEPEELTSQFRMSNSMLLNVVARDQWTFEALEHLLRTNHDTRSKQNKAILRTIELYRGLINADVVEEYATDTPSGKDARLTAELSRDFALNQPLSPFALAALELLDPESETFALDVISTFEAVLEDPRQVLIAQQKAERGEEIAALKAEGVDYTERMAIVEDITWPMPLADELDQAYDTFCEGNPWARDFQISPKSIVRDMVEKAMTFSDFVSTYGLGRSEGVVLRYLTDAYRTLEHSVPESYRSEELDDILVWLGELIRQVDSSLIDEWVQMADPDAPLTEDQVAEHAYGVEDTNLLSANPQALTRMVRNYFFRHVELFAFEKERELAEMDDYLDSPPDWPAAMDDYFDEYADVGVDAAARSNKNILIKRGTGSEAGSWFVRQIIDDPEGDHGWALEGVVDLAATDEAGEIRLSELTIVQG, encoded by the coding sequence TTGGGTATTGCCGCCGAACTAGCCGAACTGCTTCCGGACCTCGACGAAGTTCCAGAATCTCTAATTGATGATGCAATTCTGGAATCCTTCCTCGGCTGGACGCGCGACCGCGGCATTACCCTCTACCCCGCCCAAGAAGAGGCGGCCACGGCGCTAGTCGCCCAGGACAACGTCATCCTGGCCACCCCCACCGGGTCCGGCAAATCCATGGTTGCCATCGCAGCGCACTTCATCGCCATGGCGCGTAAGCAACGCAGCTTCTACACCGCACCGATCAAGGCCCTGGTGAGCGAGAAGTTTTTCGACCTGTGCCAAACCTTCGGGCCGGAGAACGTCGGGATGATGACTGGTGACGCCACCGTCAACGGTGGGGCACCCATCATCTGCGCCACTGCCGAAATCGTTGCGAACATTGCTCTACGCGATGGCGCGAAAGCGAAGATCGACCAGGTAGTGATGGACGAGTTCCACTACTACTCGGAGCCCGACCGCGGCTGGGCTTGGCAGGTTCCGCTGCTGGAGCTCCCTAAAGCTCAGTTCCTCTTAATGAGTGCCACCCTGGGCGATACAAAATGGCTGGAGGATGACCTCACCGAACGCACGGGGCGCCAGACAACCCTGGTGACGGGTACCACCCGCCCAGTTCCTCTGGATTTCCACTACGTCTACACCCCCGTCCACGAGACAGTGGAAGAGCTGATCAGTGACGGCAAGTCGCCGATCTACATCGTCCACTTCACCCAACGCGAGGCCATCGAGCGTGCCCAAGCTTTGACAAGCATGAAGCTGGTGAACGACGAAGCGAAGGCAGCCATCGCCGAGGAAATCGGCGACTTCCGTTTTACCTCCGCCTTCGGTAAAACCCTTTCCCGTCTGCTGCGCAAGGGCATTGGCGTGCACCATGCGGGCCTGCTGCCGAAATACCGGCGCCTGGTTGAGCGTCTATCGCAGAAGGGACTGCTGAAGATCATCTGCGGCACCGACACCCTGGGCGTAGGCATCAACGTGCCGATCCGCACCGTGCTGATGACGGGGCTGACAAAGTACGACGGAGTGAAGCACCGAGTGCTGAAGTCCCGTGAATTCCACCAGATCGCTGGGCGCGCAGGCCGTGCGGGCTACGACACGGAAGGCACCGTTGTGGTCCAGGCACCGGAGCACGAGATCGAGAACTTCCGCCTCCGCCAACGTGCTGGAAGCGACCCGAAGAAGATCAAGAAGCTGCGTAAGCGCTCGGCCCCGGAAGGCCAGGCTACCTGGAGCGAGTCGACTTACGAGCGGCTTACACAAGCGGAACCAGAAGAGCTAACCAGCCAATTCCGCATGAGCAACTCAATGTTGTTGAACGTGGTCGCCCGCGACCAGTGGACCTTTGAAGCTCTCGAACACCTACTGCGCACCAACCACGACACACGCTCAAAGCAAAACAAGGCCATCCTGCGAACAATTGAGCTCTACCGTGGACTTATCAACGCCGACGTGGTCGAGGAGTATGCGACGGACACTCCCAGTGGCAAGGATGCACGCCTGACCGCGGAACTAAGCCGCGACTTCGCGCTAAACCAGCCACTTTCCCCCTTCGCACTGGCTGCGCTGGAGCTGCTGGACCCAGAATCCGAAACCTTCGCCTTGGACGTTATCTCGACATTTGAGGCCGTGCTGGAGGATCCTCGACAAGTGCTTATAGCGCAGCAGAAAGCGGAGCGGGGTGAGGAGATCGCGGCGCTAAAGGCAGAGGGCGTCGATTACACCGAACGCATGGCCATCGTCGAAGACATCACCTGGCCCATGCCGCTGGCCGACGAATTAGACCAGGCTTACGACACTTTCTGCGAGGGCAACCCCTGGGCTCGGGACTTTCAAATCAGTCCAAAATCTATCGTCCGCGACATGGTGGAAAAAGCCATGACTTTTTCCGACTTCGTATCCACATACGGACTGGGGCGCTCCGAGGGCGTGGTGCTGCGCTACCTGACAGATGCCTACCGCACGCTAGAGCACTCTGTGCCGGAAAGCTACCGCTCCGAGGAACTCGATGACATCCTCGTATGGTTGGGCGAGCTTATCCGTCAGGTAGATTCCTCCCTCATCGACGAGTGGGTGCAGATGGCCGACCCGGATGCCCCGCTGACCGAGGATCAGGTCGCCGAGCACGCCTATGGGGTGGAGGATACGAACCTGCTGTCTGCCAACCCGCAGGCTCTGACCCGCATGGTGCGCAACTACTTCTTCCGCCACGTGGAGCTCTTCGCCTTCGAGAAGGAGCGCGAACTAGCGGAAATGGACGATTACCTGGACTCGCCGCCGGACTGGCCCGCCGCGATGGACGACTACTTCGACGAGTATGCGGATGTTGGTGTGGACGCCGCCGCGCGGTCGAATAAGAACATCCTCATCAAGCGCGGCACCGGCTCCGAGGCCGGAAGTTGGTTTGTCCGTCAGATCATCGACGATCCGGAAGGCGACCACGGCTGGGCGCTTGAAGGTGTGGTGGACCTCGCCGCGACGGACGAGGCCGGTGAGATCCGCCTGTCGGAACTCACGATCGTGCAGGGATAG
- a CDS encoding hydrogen peroxide-inducible genes activator: MVQREYRPTVAQLRTFVTIAEHGHFGTAAAHLGISQPSLSQALAALEAGLGVQLIERSTRKVIVTPVGRGLLPFAQATLESLETFVTHARGAHGGLVGSLAIGMIPTVAPYILPDVLHTVNDVAPKLEPRIVEEKSPLLVDALRQGKIDVAVLGMPGEGGGLNTVDLYTEEFVLVLPEGHSLAGRKDLTVDELKNIELLLLDDGHCLRDQILELCRTVDMANDPRHSVTRAASLSTVIQLVAAGLGATLVPLSAVAVECQRPGIALATFAGGAVRAGRTIGMAYRSSSTRIDDYAALGEIVAQSFNHVAKESRRVLETFL, encoded by the coding sequence GTGGTTCAAAGAGAGTATCGACCAACAGTCGCCCAACTGCGTACCTTCGTGACCATCGCCGAACACGGTCACTTCGGTACCGCCGCCGCACACCTGGGGATCTCCCAGCCGTCGCTGTCCCAAGCGCTGGCCGCGCTGGAAGCGGGGCTAGGTGTGCAACTGATCGAACGATCTACTCGCAAGGTGATCGTCACCCCAGTAGGGCGAGGGCTTCTTCCTTTCGCGCAAGCAACGCTGGAGAGCTTGGAGACCTTCGTCACCCACGCTCGGGGCGCCCATGGTGGCCTGGTCGGTTCTCTAGCCATTGGAATGATCCCCACCGTCGCGCCCTACATCTTGCCCGACGTGCTGCACACGGTTAACGATGTCGCACCCAAGCTGGAGCCGCGCATTGTGGAGGAGAAGTCCCCGCTGTTGGTGGACGCACTTCGCCAGGGCAAGATCGACGTTGCTGTGCTTGGCATGCCGGGCGAAGGCGGTGGGCTAAACACAGTTGATCTATACACCGAAGAGTTCGTGCTGGTTCTGCCGGAAGGACACTCTCTTGCCGGTCGGAAGGATCTGACTGTAGACGAACTGAAGAACATCGAACTGCTGCTGCTGGACGACGGCCACTGCCTGCGCGACCAAATCCTCGAGCTTTGCCGCACCGTGGACATGGCCAACGACCCGCGCCATTCCGTGACCCGTGCTGCAAGCTTGTCCACGGTGATCCAACTGGTAGCCGCCGGTTTGGGCGCGACCCTAGTGCCGCTGTCTGCAGTGGCCGTGGAATGCCAGCGTCCGGGTATCGCCCTGGCAACGTTCGCTGGCGGTGCGGTGCGCGCCGGCCGTACGATCGGGATGGCTTACCGCTCGAGCTCTACGCGAATCGATGACTACGCAGCGCTGGGGGAGATCGTGGCGCAGTCCTTCAACCATGTGGCGAAGGAAAGCCGCCGCGTGTTGGAGACGTTCCTTTAA
- a CDS encoding neutral/alkaline non-lysosomal ceramidase N-terminal domain-containing protein: MCEHGHNATRNNLQNPLSSQLSRRSFFRGMAAVSGTVLWASAGAPGASAQDAANGSGGGFQVGRGLADMTGEPWGAGMFGYAVDEQKTVGIQRRQYARAFIFVDANRDNSRLVHVTCDVGLMFQSIHLEVLRRLKEKFGDLYNQSNVLLAATHTHVAPGGTSQHLMVDITHGGFRPKTFEATVAGIVTAIERAHADIQPSEVTVAETTVADAGVNRSKTSWDRNPEEDKKALPNGVDTRSVTLHVSRGGKQVGLINWYSLHPTSFGAEYKHIAGDNKGYAAWATEEAHGVVHRYPEDAPFVAAFANMTPGDITPNMGLTPNSGPGADERESAQILGERMMAATNDLGKDWSAGGIDGRMRWVNCPQLVASPRFTPDKKEHKLGPAVLGAAFAGSSQEDGGGVPILGFNEGERGGNPWVRDLNNFLAPQEIKDIHGPKECLLPMGYIDGMIQQVHPFTIHRLGSFVLVSLGFEPTITSGLRMKRTVAAALGVPENTVVVQGYTNAYGHYITTPEEYEAQNYEGGATIFGQYQLSAFQDVLDEMAHALKEGKPVEVGQPAGDLTGLIPNVPGSDNWMDAPPPGKKFGEVLEAPREVKAGSQARVVFVGANPNNDMRHGEGYVTIEDASGKVVADDSSENTLITFENSFGQTRTTVEWGTRDVQPGKYTVRLKGDWKAFLGKLSPFEGTAELQVS, translated from the coding sequence ATGTGTGAACACGGCCATAACGCCACCCGAAACAACTTGCAGAACCCGCTGAGCTCCCAGCTCAGCCGTCGCAGCTTCTTCCGCGGGATGGCTGCAGTATCCGGAACCGTCCTCTGGGCTTCGGCTGGTGCGCCTGGAGCAAGCGCACAAGACGCTGCTAACGGCAGTGGGGGAGGCTTCCAGGTCGGCCGCGGATTGGCAGATATGACCGGTGAGCCTTGGGGTGCCGGTATGTTCGGCTATGCCGTGGACGAGCAAAAGACCGTCGGTATACAGCGCCGTCAATACGCTCGGGCATTTATTTTTGTTGACGCCAACCGCGACAATTCCCGTCTCGTTCACGTCACCTGCGACGTCGGATTGATGTTCCAGTCCATCCACCTGGAGGTGCTCCGCCGCCTCAAGGAGAAGTTCGGAGACCTCTACAACCAATCCAATGTCCTTCTAGCGGCAACTCACACTCACGTGGCTCCTGGTGGTACATCCCAGCACCTGATGGTTGACATCACCCACGGCGGCTTCCGCCCGAAGACTTTTGAGGCCACGGTGGCGGGGATCGTAACGGCGATTGAGCGCGCGCACGCGGATATCCAGCCTTCGGAAGTAACCGTGGCTGAAACAACGGTCGCTGATGCCGGCGTCAATAGGTCAAAGACCTCGTGGGACAGGAACCCCGAAGAGGACAAGAAGGCGCTACCCAACGGTGTGGACACACGCAGTGTGACCCTCCACGTTTCGCGCGGCGGCAAGCAGGTCGGGCTGATCAATTGGTACTCACTGCACCCGACGAGCTTCGGTGCGGAGTATAAGCACATCGCAGGCGACAACAAGGGCTACGCAGCCTGGGCGACGGAGGAAGCACACGGTGTGGTGCACCGATACCCTGAGGACGCGCCATTTGTCGCGGCCTTTGCGAACATGACCCCGGGTGATATCACTCCGAATATGGGGTTGACGCCCAACTCTGGGCCGGGAGCAGACGAGCGCGAGTCCGCGCAGATTCTTGGTGAGAGGATGATGGCAGCGACCAACGACCTGGGCAAGGACTGGTCGGCAGGCGGCATCGATGGGCGCATGCGATGGGTGAACTGCCCACAGCTGGTGGCCAGTCCCCGCTTTACGCCGGACAAGAAGGAGCACAAGCTGGGGCCGGCGGTACTGGGAGCGGCATTTGCAGGATCCTCGCAGGAAGACGGCGGCGGTGTTCCTATCCTGGGCTTCAACGAGGGGGAGCGCGGAGGTAACCCGTGGGTCCGCGACCTCAACAATTTCCTGGCTCCCCAAGAGATCAAGGACATCCACGGCCCGAAGGAATGCCTGCTGCCAATGGGGTACATCGACGGCATGATTCAGCAGGTCCATCCCTTCACGATCCACCGCCTGGGCTCGTTTGTTCTGGTGAGCCTTGGTTTCGAGCCGACGATTACCAGCGGCTTGCGCATGAAGCGCACCGTCGCGGCGGCGCTAGGTGTGCCTGAAAACACCGTCGTGGTGCAGGGATACACCAACGCCTATGGCCACTACATCACCACGCCCGAAGAGTACGAGGCGCAGAACTACGAGGGCGGCGCGACGATTTTCGGCCAGTATCAGCTGTCCGCTTTTCAGGACGTGCTCGACGAGATGGCGCACGCTCTCAAGGAGGGAAAGCCGGTGGAGGTTGGACAACCCGCGGGCGACCTCACCGGACTGATCCCGAATGTGCCGGGAAGCGACAACTGGATGGATGCGCCGCCGCCGGGAAAGAAGTTCGGAGAAGTGCTGGAAGCACCCAGGGAAGTAAAGGCCGGCTCGCAGGCGCGGGTGGTATTTGTAGGCGCGAACCCGAACAACGACATGCGCCACGGCGAGGGCTACGTGACGATCGAGGACGCCAGCGGGAAGGTGGTCGCGGACGACTCTAGCGAGAACACTCTAATCACCTTCGAGAATTCTTTCGGGCAGACACGCACCACCGTCGAGTGGGGCACACGCGATGTGCAGCCCGGCAAGTACACCGTGCGCCTCAAGGGCGATTGGAAGGCCTTCTTGGGCAAGCTGTCTCCCTTCGAGGGGACCGCTGAACTACAGGTGAGCTAG